Proteins encoded in a region of the Methylobacterium radiotolerans JCM 2831 genome:
- the hslU gene encoding ATP-dependent protease ATPase subunit HslU, producing the protein MTTFSPREIVSELDRFIVGQHDAKRAVAIALRNRWRRQQLTGPLREEVAPKNILMIGPTGCGKTEIARRLARLANAPFLKVEATKFTEVGYVGRDVEQIVRDLVEVAIGLTRQAKREGVKAKAEAAAENRILDALVGPTASQATRDSFRRKLRNSELDDKEVELELTSSAPAGMPMFEIPGVPGASMGAINIGDMLGKALGGQRGKPRRILVRDAYAPLMAEESDKLVDDEALVREAIREVENNGIVFLDEIDKICAREGRSSGDVSREGVQRDLLPLIEGTTVATKHGPVKTDHVLFIASGAFHVSKPADLLPELQGRLPIRVELQPLTVDDFKQILTATEASLLKQTVALMETEGVTLTFTDDAVDALARVAVEVNSSVENIGARRLQTVLERVIDEISFTATDRSGETVPIDAAYVRERVQDLASNADLSRFIL; encoded by the coding sequence GTGACGACGTTCTCTCCCCGCGAGATCGTGTCCGAACTCGATCGGTTCATCGTCGGGCAACACGACGCCAAGCGCGCCGTGGCGATCGCGCTGCGCAACCGCTGGCGGCGCCAGCAGCTCACAGGTCCGCTCCGCGAGGAAGTCGCGCCCAAGAACATCCTGATGATCGGGCCGACCGGGTGCGGCAAGACCGAGATCGCCCGCCGCCTCGCCCGGCTCGCCAACGCGCCGTTCCTCAAGGTCGAGGCCACCAAGTTCACCGAGGTCGGCTATGTCGGCCGCGACGTCGAGCAGATCGTCCGCGACCTCGTCGAGGTGGCGATCGGCCTGACCCGGCAGGCCAAGCGCGAGGGCGTGAAGGCCAAGGCCGAGGCCGCCGCCGAGAACCGGATCCTCGACGCGCTGGTCGGCCCGACGGCGAGCCAAGCCACCCGCGACAGCTTCCGGCGCAAGCTCCGCAACAGCGAGCTCGACGACAAGGAAGTCGAACTGGAGTTGACCTCCAGCGCCCCCGCCGGCATGCCGATGTTCGAGATCCCCGGCGTTCCGGGCGCCTCCATGGGCGCGATCAACATCGGCGACATGCTCGGCAAAGCGCTCGGCGGCCAGCGCGGGAAGCCGCGGCGGATCCTGGTCCGGGACGCCTACGCGCCACTGATGGCCGAGGAATCCGACAAGCTCGTCGATGACGAGGCGCTGGTCCGCGAGGCGATCCGCGAGGTCGAGAACAACGGCATCGTCTTCCTCGACGAGATCGACAAGATCTGCGCCCGCGAGGGCCGCTCGTCCGGCGACGTCTCGCGCGAGGGCGTGCAGCGTGACCTGCTGCCGCTGATCGAGGGCACCACCGTGGCCACGAAGCACGGGCCGGTGAAGACGGACCACGTGCTGTTCATCGCCTCGGGCGCCTTCCACGTCTCGAAGCCGGCAGACCTCCTGCCCGAGCTGCAGGGCCGCCTCCCGATCCGGGTGGAACTGCAGCCTCTCACGGTGGACGACTTCAAGCAGATCCTGACCGCCACCGAGGCGAGCCTGCTCAAGCAGACCGTCGCGCTGATGGAGACCGAGGGCGTCACCCTGACCTTCACGGACGACGCGGTCGACGCCCTCGCGCGGGTCGCCGTGGAGGTGAATTCCTCGGTGGAGAATATCGGCGCGCGTCGGCTCCAGACGGTTCTGGAGCGGGTGATCGACGAGATCTCCTTCACCGCCACCGACCGGTCGGGCGAGACGGTGCCGATCGACGCGGCCTACGTGCGCGAGCGGGTGCAGGATCTGGCGTCGAACGCGGATCTGAGCCGCTTCATCCTGTGA
- a CDS encoding PTS sugar transporter subunit IIA yields MIGMVLVTHGLLATEFKAALEHVVGPQDQIETITIGPEDDMELRRRDIMSAVCRVNTGDGVVVLTDMFGGTPSNLALSCMNGGSVEVVAGINLPMLIKLASVRDEEKLGDAVLHAQEAGRKYINVASRVLAGK; encoded by the coding sequence ATGATTGGCATGGTGCTCGTCACCCACGGACTCCTGGCGACCGAGTTCAAGGCCGCGCTGGAGCACGTGGTCGGCCCGCAGGATCAGATCGAGACGATCACGATCGGGCCGGAGGACGATATGGAACTGCGACGCCGGGACATCATGTCCGCGGTCTGTCGTGTGAATACCGGGGACGGTGTGGTGGTGCTGACCGACATGTTCGGCGGCACCCCGTCGAACCTCGCGCTCTCCTGCATGAACGGCGGTTCGGTGGAGGTCGTGGCGGGGATCAACCTGCCGATGCTGATCAAGCTGGCCAGCGTCCGCGACGAGGAGAAGCTCGGCGACGCCGTGCTCCACGCCCAGGAAGCGGGCCGCAAATACATCAACGTCGCCTCGCGGGTCCTGGCGGGGAAGTAA
- a CDS encoding response regulator transcription factor — MPTIALVDDDRNILTSVSIALETEGYRIQTYTDGASALDGLRHSPPDLAIFDIKMPRMDGMELLRRLRQKSDLPVIFLTSKDEEIDELFGLKMGADDFIHKPFSQRLLVERVKAVLRRFAKEAPGGTPRGEAEVAARSLERGALMMDPERHTCTWKGEPVTLTVTEFLILQALAQRPGVVKSRNALMDAAYDDQVYVDDRTIDSHIKRLRKKFKVTDQSFDMIETLYGVGYRFKEA; from the coding sequence ATGCCGACCATCGCCCTCGTCGACGACGACCGGAACATCCTCACCTCTGTGTCGATCGCGCTTGAGACCGAAGGCTACCGCATTCAGACCTACACGGACGGCGCCTCCGCGCTGGACGGTCTGCGCCATTCCCCGCCCGATCTCGCGATCTTCGATATCAAGATGCCGCGCATGGACGGGATGGAGCTTCTCCGACGCCTGCGGCAGAAATCGGACCTTCCCGTGATCTTTCTGACGTCGAAGGACGAGGAGATCGACGAGCTGTTCGGCCTCAAGATGGGCGCGGACGACTTCATCCATAAGCCGTTCTCGCAGCGCCTGCTGGTGGAGCGGGTGAAGGCGGTGCTCCGGCGCTTCGCCAAGGAGGCCCCCGGCGGCACGCCCCGCGGCGAGGCCGAGGTCGCGGCCCGGTCGCTCGAGCGCGGCGCGCTGATGATGGATCCCGAGCGGCACACCTGCACGTGGAAGGGCGAGCCGGTGACCCTGACGGTCACGGAGTTCCTGATTCTCCAGGCCCTCGCGCAGCGCCCCGGCGTGGTGAAGAGCCGCAACGCCCTCATGGATGCCGCCTACGACGATCAGGTCTACGTCGATGACCGGACGATCGACAGCCACATCAAGCGGTTGCGGAAGAAGTTCAAGGTCACAGACCAGAGCTTCGACATGATCGAGACGCTCTACGGCGTCGGCTACCGATTCAAGGAGGCGTGA
- a CDS encoding HPr kinase/phosphorylase, giving the protein MVTLHGACIALRAAGILIRGPSGAGKSSLALLLAAAPDGAFVADDRVVCAIRDGRLTASAHPALVGRVEVRGQGILSAVDLGLDVRPEAVLHLAVDLVETASRLPDPPADADILGAAVPRLVLDRGVRAAGLAPLLVRAALRKLRP; this is encoded by the coding sequence ATGGTCACCCTGCACGGCGCCTGCATCGCGCTGCGCGCGGCCGGCATCCTGATTCGCGGTCCCTCGGGCGCGGGCAAGTCCAGTCTCGCGCTCCTGCTCGCCGCCGCGCCGGACGGGGCCTTCGTGGCCGACGATCGGGTCGTCTGCGCGATTCGCGACGGGCGGCTCACGGCCAGTGCCCATCCCGCGCTCGTCGGACGCGTGGAGGTCCGCGGCCAGGGGATCCTGTCGGCGGTCGATCTGGGGCTCGACGTGCGGCCGGAGGCGGTGCTGCACCTCGCCGTCGATCTGGTGGAGACGGCGTCGCGCCTGCCGGATCCGCCGGCGGACGCCGACATCCTGGGGGCCGCCGTGCCGCGCCTCGTCCTCGACCGAGGCGTCCGCGCGGCCGGCCTCGCGCCGCTCCTCGTCCGTGCGGCGCTGCGAAAACTGCGGCCGTGA
- a CDS encoding HugZ family protein, whose product MGETIDTGPGAGGPARPLPAEAAPFDAIGLSRTLLRSVRSGALATLDPDGTPFASLVTTATDADGTPLMLLSRLSAHTRNLLADPRCSLLFSQGGKGDPLAHPRLTVVGRAVQTVEARARERFLARHPKAKLYADFPDFGFFALAPEAGHLNGGFAKAATLTRDQLLLDLSDAQAIVAGERGAVEHMNADHADALALYAAGAGGAADLPWRLTGLDPEGMDLMAADRTVRVPYPERVTDMGALRKSLVAMAARARATGADA is encoded by the coding sequence ATGGGCGAGACGATCGACACGGGTCCGGGTGCGGGCGGACCGGCCCGTCCGCTGCCGGCCGAGGCGGCCCCGTTCGACGCGATCGGCCTGTCGCGCACGCTCCTGCGCAGCGTCCGGTCCGGGGCGCTCGCGACCCTCGACCCGGACGGGACGCCCTTCGCCTCCCTCGTCACGACCGCCACCGACGCGGACGGCACGCCGCTGATGCTGCTGTCGCGGCTGTCGGCCCACACCCGCAACCTGCTGGCCGACCCGCGCTGCTCGCTGCTGTTCTCGCAGGGTGGCAAGGGCGATCCCCTCGCCCATCCCCGGCTGACCGTGGTGGGCCGCGCCGTCCAGACCGTCGAGGCGCGGGCGCGGGAGCGGTTCCTGGCTCGCCACCCCAAGGCCAAGCTCTACGCCGACTTCCCGGATTTCGGCTTCTTCGCCCTGGCGCCCGAGGCCGGCCACCTCAACGGCGGCTTCGCCAAGGCCGCGACCCTGACCCGCGACCAGCTCCTCCTCGACCTCTCGGACGCGCAGGCCATCGTGGCGGGCGAGCGCGGCGCGGTCGAGCACATGAACGCCGATCACGCGGACGCGCTGGCGCTCTACGCCGCCGGCGCCGGCGGCGCGGCCGATCTGCCCTGGCGGCTCACCGGCCTGGACCCCGAGGGCATGGACCTGATGGCCGCCGACCGCACCGTGCGGGTCCCCTATCCGGAGCGCGTCACCGACATGGGTGCGCTGCGCAAAAGCCTCGTTGCCATGGCCGCGCGGGCGCGCGCGACCGGTGCGGACGCGTAA
- a CDS encoding stimulus-sensing domain-containing protein, translating to MDTDTIRIDPDKLLQQQAGEAAEEESQPLAFSLNPEKVAPLLSRLVTPTGNRARVYDQEGGLLFDTRTLFKRGDASRPDPLEPKPHKPGMLESAFEAIQSKLGGLFRSRTETAEETGPVNGHSLREVQAALGGNRGSLVRRNKLGETTVSVAVPIHRAGSVRGALLISTQGDAIDRVIASERFGLLQVFLVASAVMVVLSFLLAGAIAGPVRRLAEAAEKVRMGIKTREEIPDFTERTDEIGHLSGALRDMTQALYRRIDAIESFAADVSHELKNPLTSLRSAVETLPLARNDESRGRLMAIIQHDVKRLDRLISDIADASRLDAELARAEARRVDLRRLLTTVVSVANERRRPKDCLIQLDVEATGSEQDAPFTIIGHDSRLGQVVNNLLDNARSFSPTDAKVRVVLRRVRGEVEMICEDEGPGIPEHALERIFERFYTDRPEQGFGQNSGLGLSISRQIVQAHRGTIRAENRPGAPDEDGEPTVRGARFVVRLPAAPRQLHA from the coding sequence GTGGACACCGACACGATCCGCATCGACCCCGACAAGCTGCTGCAGCAGCAGGCCGGCGAGGCGGCGGAGGAGGAATCGCAGCCGCTCGCCTTCTCGCTCAACCCCGAGAAGGTGGCGCCGCTCCTGTCGCGGCTCGTGACGCCGACGGGCAACCGCGCCCGTGTCTACGACCAGGAGGGCGGCCTCCTGTTCGACACCCGCACCCTGTTCAAGCGCGGCGATGCCAGCCGGCCCGACCCGTTGGAGCCGAAGCCCCACAAGCCCGGGATGCTCGAATCCGCCTTCGAGGCGATCCAGTCCAAGCTCGGCGGCCTGTTCCGCAGCCGGACCGAGACCGCCGAGGAGACCGGGCCGGTGAACGGCCACTCGCTGCGCGAGGTCCAGGCGGCGCTCGGTGGCAATCGCGGCAGCCTCGTCCGCCGGAACAAGCTCGGCGAGACCACCGTCTCGGTGGCGGTGCCGATTCACCGGGCCGGCTCGGTCCGCGGCGCCCTGCTGATCTCGACCCAGGGCGACGCGATCGACCGTGTCATCGCCTCGGAGCGGTTCGGCCTGCTCCAGGTGTTCCTCGTCGCGTCGGCGGTGATGGTGGTGCTGTCGTTCCTGCTGGCGGGCGCGATCGCGGGACCGGTGCGCCGCCTCGCGGAGGCCGCCGAGAAGGTCCGCATGGGCATCAAGACCCGCGAGGAGATCCCGGACTTCACCGAGCGCACCGACGAGATCGGCCACCTGTCCGGCGCCCTCCGGGACATGACACAGGCCCTCTACCGGCGGATCGACGCCATCGAGAGCTTCGCGGCGGATGTCAGCCACGAGCTGAAGAACCCGCTGACCTCGCTTCGCAGCGCGGTGGAGACGCTGCCGCTCGCCCGGAACGACGAGTCCCGCGGCCGGCTGATGGCGATCATCCAGCACGACGTGAAGCGCCTCGACCGCCTGATCAGCGACATCGCCGACGCCTCGCGCCTCGACGCGGAGCTGGCGCGCGCCGAGGCGCGCCGGGTCGATCTCCGGCGGCTGCTCACCACGGTCGTGTCGGTCGCCAACGAGCGGCGGCGCCCCAAGGATTGCCTGATCCAGCTCGACGTCGAGGCGACGGGCTCCGAGCAGGACGCGCCGTTCACGATCATCGGCCACGACAGCCGGCTCGGGCAGGTGGTCAACAACCTGCTCGACAATGCCAGGTCATTCTCACCGACCGACGCGAAGGTCCGGGTCGTGCTGCGCCGGGTGCGCGGCGAGGTCGAGATGATCTGCGAGGACGAGGGTCCGGGTATCCCGGAGCACGCGCTGGAGCGGATCTTCGAGCGCTTCTACACCGACCGGCCGGAGCAGGGCTTCGGCCAGAACTCGGGCCTCGGCCTTTCGATCTCCCGCCAGATCGTCCAGGCCCACCGCGGCACGATCCGCGCCGAGAACCGGCCGGGCGCTCCCGACGAGGACGGCGAGCCGACGGTGCGCGGCGCCCGGTTCGTCGTGCGCCTGCCGGCGGCGCCGCGGCAGCTCCACGCCTGA
- a CDS encoding EamA family transporter produces the protein MSRIRFGLGDTVLSVAALVTGMVSLQCGATFAKSLFPAVGAAGTSALRVGFSALILIAVWRPWRRSLPAREAGWIALYGTALGLMNLLFYLALARLPLGPAVAIEFVGPLAVALIASRRRSDFLWIGVAIAGLALLLPIANPDGLDPIGIALDLGAALCWALYILFGQRAGRIDGGQAVSLGMLTAALVVAPFGVAEAGPALLAPGLLAAGFAVALMSSALPYSLEMVALRRLDRKSFGVLMSLEPAVAACAGLVLLGERISAVQWLAIALVIAASVGITVSARRSAPPTAVLEA, from the coding sequence GTGTCACGGATCAGGTTCGGCCTCGGGGATACGGTGCTCTCCGTGGCGGCGCTGGTCACCGGCATGGTCTCGCTCCAGTGCGGCGCGACCTTTGCCAAGAGCCTGTTCCCGGCGGTCGGCGCGGCCGGGACCTCCGCCCTGCGGGTCGGCTTCTCCGCCCTGATCCTGATCGCGGTCTGGCGGCCGTGGCGGCGCAGCCTCCCGGCGCGCGAGGCCGGCTGGATCGCCCTCTACGGGACCGCCCTCGGGCTGATGAACCTCCTGTTCTACCTCGCCCTAGCGCGGCTGCCCCTCGGGCCGGCCGTGGCCATCGAGTTCGTCGGGCCGCTGGCGGTCGCGCTGATCGCGTCGCGGCGGCGCTCGGATTTCCTGTGGATCGGCGTGGCGATCGCCGGGCTCGCGCTGCTGCTGCCGATCGCCAACCCGGACGGCCTCGACCCGATCGGCATCGCGCTCGATCTCGGCGCCGCCCTGTGCTGGGCGCTCTACATCCTGTTCGGGCAGCGCGCCGGGCGCATCGACGGTGGGCAGGCCGTATCCCTCGGCATGCTCACGGCGGCCCTCGTCGTGGCGCCGTTCGGCGTGGCGGAGGCCGGTCCGGCCCTGCTGGCGCCCGGTCTCCTGGCCGCGGGCTTCGCGGTGGCGCTGATGTCGAGCGCCCTGCCCTACTCGCTGGAGATGGTCGCCCTGCGCCGGCTCGACCGGAAGAGCTTCGGCGTGCTGATGAGCCTGGAGCCGGCCGTGGCGGCCTGCGCGGGACTCGTGCTGCTGGGAGAGCGAATCAGCGCGGTCCAGTGGCTCGCGATCGCGCTGGTGATCGCGGCGTCGGTGGGTATCACCGTGAGCGCCCGGCGCTCCGCTCCGCCGACGGCCGTTCTGGAAGCCTGA
- a CDS encoding methyl-accepting chemotaxis protein, translating to MKIGGKLLSFVGACSLTTLVVAGVSVATLKSFERSLASVESASVRALDAANFNRLAAEVTMDSRGVYASADRAEAAKYTAGIRKGLAEMDALRADWAPRVTEAERPLFETMVRNADAFRALRSALAEAGDTTGPKAAAELGFNDANRANRKAFQASIDALVKQGRAEMTAIKADTQALFEARTLLLLGLALVGTVICCALGLLIGQRQIARPLRAVSDAIQRLSRGDLTLPAVKPGRDEIGAIWTSMQVFSDTMREAETLRHEHERMQADTATRKRSEMAGLAERFRGSIGGLVEHLAGAAAGLERAAATMAGNAEHAGTQSQSVTRAAETTAHNVEAVAAATEELAATASEIGVQVTQTSTAAESAVEATRRTRASVQALARSADGIGQVVSLISTIAGQTNLLALNATIEAARAGEAGRGFAVVATEVKDLATQTAKATEEIAGQIAAMRTATHDAVAAIEEIGGTIEQVHGIALGVAAAVEEQQLATQEIARSVSEAASGTRAVTDTMALVLGAARETGVSAAEVLDAAADIARRSNGLGGEVAGFVAQVRAA from the coding sequence ATGAAAATCGGCGGAAAACTCCTGAGCTTCGTCGGCGCCTGCAGCCTGACGACGCTGGTCGTGGCGGGGGTCAGCGTCGCGACGCTGAAGAGCTTCGAGCGCTCGCTGGCGAGCGTCGAGAGCGCCTCGGTCCGGGCGCTCGACGCGGCCAACTTCAACCGCCTCGCAGCCGAAGTCACCATGGACTCGCGCGGCGTCTACGCCTCCGCCGACCGGGCGGAGGCCGCCAAGTACACCGCCGGGATCCGCAAAGGTCTCGCCGAGATGGATGCGCTGCGGGCCGACTGGGCGCCGCGGGTGACCGAGGCCGAGCGGCCGCTCTTCGAGACCATGGTGCGCAACGCCGACGCGTTCCGCGCCCTCCGGAGCGCCCTTGCGGAGGCGGGCGACACGACCGGCCCCAAGGCGGCCGCCGAGCTCGGGTTCAACGACGCCAACCGGGCGAACCGCAAGGCCTTCCAGGCGAGCATCGACGCCCTGGTGAAACAGGGCCGGGCCGAGATGACGGCGATCAAGGCCGACACCCAGGCGCTGTTCGAGGCGCGCACGCTGCTGCTCCTCGGCCTCGCCCTGGTCGGGACCGTGATCTGCTGCGCCCTCGGACTGCTCATCGGCCAGCGACAGATCGCCCGGCCGCTGCGGGCGGTCTCGGACGCGATCCAGCGCCTCTCGCGCGGCGATCTCACCCTGCCCGCCGTCAAGCCGGGACGCGACGAGATCGGCGCGATCTGGACGAGCATGCAGGTCTTCAGTGACACGATGCGGGAGGCCGAGACCCTGCGGCACGAGCACGAGCGGATGCAGGCCGATACGGCGACGCGCAAGCGCTCCGAGATGGCCGGGCTGGCCGAGCGCTTCCGGGGCAGCATCGGCGGCCTGGTCGAGCACCTCGCCGGTGCCGCGGCCGGGCTGGAGCGCGCCGCCGCGACCATGGCGGGCAACGCCGAGCACGCCGGCACGCAGTCGCAGTCGGTCACGCGCGCGGCCGAGACCACGGCCCACAACGTCGAGGCCGTCGCCGCCGCCACCGAGGAGCTGGCCGCCACCGCCAGCGAGATCGGCGTCCAGGTGACCCAGACCTCGACGGCCGCCGAGAGCGCCGTCGAGGCGACGCGGCGGACCCGGGCGAGCGTCCAGGCCCTCGCCCGCAGCGCCGACGGCATCGGGCAGGTCGTCTCCCTGATCTCCACCATCGCCGGCCAGACCAACCTGCTGGCCCTCAACGCCACGATCGAGGCGGCGCGGGCCGGCGAGGCCGGGCGCGGCTTCGCGGTCGTCGCCACCGAGGTGAAGGACCTCGCGACGCAGACCGCCAAGGCCACCGAGGAGATCGCCGGGCAGATCGCCGCCATGCGGACCGCGACCCACGACGCCGTCGCGGCGATCGAGGAGATCGGCGGCACGATCGAGCAGGTCCACGGCATCGCCCTCGGTGTGGCGGCCGCCGTCGAGGAGCAGCAGCTGGCCACCCAGGAGATCGCCCGCAGCGTCTCGGAGGCCGCCAGCGGCACCCGCGCCGTCACCGACACGATGGCGCTGGTCCTGGGTGCGGCCCGGGAGACCGGCGTCAGCGCCGCGGAGGTCCTCGACGCCGCCGCCGATATCGCCCGCCGCTCGAACGGGCTCGGCGGCGAGGTGGCGGGCTTCGTGGCGCAGGTGCGCGCGGCCTGA
- a CDS encoding SulP family inorganic anion transporter has translation MSTPVTRNAGYVRSWTSNLRGDALSGIVVALALIPEAIGFSVIAGVDPKVGLYASVVIACTIAFAGGRPAMISAATAATAVVMVDLVREHGVQYLFAATILMGLIQILAGFLRLGRLMRFVSQSVMTGFVNALAILIFLAQMPELTGVTPATYGLIALGLAIIYGFPRITRAIPAPLVAIAVLTAITAMFHLDVRTVAHLGALPSALPSFALPDVPLSLETLRILLPYAATLAAVGLLESLLTAQIVDDMTDTGSDKNRECVGQGIANMASAVFGGMGGCAMIGQSVINVSSGARGRLSTLVAGAFLLVLLVALQDLLAVVPVAALTAVMIMVSINTFSWRSLLRLRTNPLPSSAVMLVTVLVVVATKDLAVGVLVGVLLSGVFFAGKVARLNRITSALSADGRTRTYTITGQVFFASAGTFSEAIDVLEPVERLVIDVHAAHFWDISAIGALDRVVLKARARGRDVAVVGLNEASATLVERFGQHDKGDAAAVPAAH, from the coding sequence ATGTCGACACCCGTGACCCGAAACGCCGGATATGTCCGGTCGTGGACCTCCAACCTGCGCGGCGACGCCCTGTCGGGGATCGTCGTCGCCCTGGCGCTGATCCCCGAGGCCATCGGCTTCTCGGTCATCGCCGGAGTCGACCCGAAGGTCGGCCTCTACGCCTCCGTGGTCATCGCCTGCACCATCGCCTTCGCGGGCGGGCGGCCGGCGATGATCTCGGCCGCCACCGCCGCCACCGCGGTGGTGATGGTCGACCTCGTGCGCGAGCACGGTGTCCAGTACCTCTTCGCCGCGACGATCTTGATGGGCCTGATCCAGATCCTGGCCGGCTTCCTCCGGCTGGGCCGGCTGATGCGCTTCGTCTCGCAATCGGTGATGACCGGGTTCGTCAACGCGCTCGCCATCCTCATCTTCCTGGCGCAGATGCCCGAGCTCACCGGCGTGACGCCCGCGACCTACGGGCTGATCGCCCTGGGTCTGGCGATCATCTACGGGTTCCCGCGGATCACCCGCGCGATCCCCGCGCCGCTCGTCGCGATCGCGGTGCTGACGGCGATCACCGCGATGTTCCACCTCGACGTGCGCACGGTCGCCCATCTCGGCGCCCTGCCCTCCGCGCTGCCGAGCTTCGCCCTGCCGGATGTGCCCCTCAGCCTGGAGACCCTGCGAATCCTGCTGCCCTACGCGGCCACGCTCGCGGCCGTCGGCCTGCTGGAGAGCCTGCTCACCGCGCAGATCGTCGACGACATGACCGACACCGGCAGCGACAAGAACCGCGAGTGCGTGGGTCAGGGCATCGCCAACATGGCGTCGGCGGTGTTCGGCGGCATGGGCGGCTGCGCGATGATCGGCCAGTCGGTGATCAACGTTTCCTCGGGCGCCCGCGGCCGTCTCTCGACGCTGGTCGCGGGGGCGTTCCTGCTGGTGCTCCTCGTGGCGCTGCAGGACCTGCTCGCCGTCGTGCCGGTGGCGGCTCTGACGGCCGTGATGATCATGGTCTCGATCAACACCTTCTCGTGGCGCTCCCTCCTGCGGCTGCGCACCAACCCGCTGCCCTCCTCGGCGGTGATGCTGGTGACCGTCTTGGTCGTGGTCGCCACGAAGGATCTCGCCGTCGGCGTGCTTGTCGGCGTGCTGCTCTCCGGCGTGTTCTTCGCCGGCAAGGTCGCCCGGCTCAACCGGATCACGTCGGCGCTCTCGGCCGACGGCCGCACCCGGACCTACACCATCACCGGGCAGGTGTTCTTCGCCTCGGCGGGCACGTTCTCGGAGGCGATCGACGTGCTGGAGCCGGTCGAGCGCCTCGTCATCGACGTCCACGCGGCGCATTTCTGGGACATCTCCGCCATCGGGGCCCTCGACCGGGTCGTCCTCAAGGCTCGCGCCCGTGGCCGCGACGTCGCGGTCGTCGGCCTGAACGAGGCCAGCGCGACCCTGGTCGAGCGGTTCGGCCAGCACGACAAGGGCGACGCCGCGGCGGTCCCGGCAGCGCACTGA